One Spea bombifrons isolate aSpeBom1 chromosome 1, aSpeBom1.2.pri, whole genome shotgun sequence DNA window includes the following coding sequences:
- the DHX29 gene encoding ATP-dependent RNA helicase DHX29, protein MGGKNKKNRPSNAAAVQGVIASANKSKAAGEDTAKKQGAKPANVAAAGREPRSKQGPKTYTFGTSADSSINHDKSVLKVVIENKLEKRIISLINEHKRLNCDQGTVSGRLTSKKLQDLYLALQELSFKSEHIEEAMANTVLYGGDLHSALDWLCLNLPDDALPEGFSQQFEEEEKRTRAKYQPPPQRPESKISNNGKPDEEPTVKNNNKTELSMKEWILRYAEQGSDDEEEEGATEEDAEGDKFDPNERYLELTAKLLDVRAVAATTKQEKNKLGQREAQEKIKSYQQEMKSLEEHPMFNPAVKMTEATSESKKAPAPRTDDEHLNFNLFETSGDASAPEAKAKKKPPLDIRNFDYTSRSWTGKSPKQFLIDWCRKHYPKSPNPSFEKVPVGKYWRSRVKIIKSSDDVMSVCPTIVTEDSMQAQHLAATQALYQLTKGQSVHMLLPPTYREVWLEWSDEEKSKVEQNKMESNKPRDQFISKLLNKLKLQQQQQKPPKETKALEDPEDSWENLASEDDVNQTAADCLGAENLAPIRSLFLKSRESGKYQRLLSERQQLPVFAHRDLILETLNRHRVIVVAGETGSGKSTQVPQFLLEDLLLNQWSSGKCNIVCTQPRRISAMSLATRVCEELGCDSGPGGRNSLCGYQIRMESRTGEFTRLLYCTTGILLRKLQEDSLLRNITHIIVDEVHERTVQSDFLLIILREILRKRSDLHLVLMSATVDSEKFSKYFTHCPVIRISGRTYPVEVFHLEEIVEETGFILEQDSEYCQKFLEDDEEITLSITSKGGATKKYQEFLPGQSAAGSDLSPYYQRFSSRTRHAVLYMNPNKINLDLILELLVFLDKGPQYRNIEGAVLIFLPGLADIQQLYDLLSGDKRFNDRRRYKLIALHSILSSQDQAEAFILPPRGTRKIVLATNIAETGITIPDVVFVIDAGRTKENRYHESSQMSSLVETFISKASALQRQGRAGRVRDGFCFRLYTRERFECFLDYSVPEILRVPLEELCLHIMKCDLGSPEDFLAKALDPPQLQVISNAMNVLRKIGACEPTQPKLTPLGQHLAALPVNVKIGKMLIFGAIFGCLEPVAILAATMTEKSPFITPIGRKDEADSAKSSMAIANSDHLTIFSAYVGWKTMRTEGYNSEISYCRKNFLNRKALLTIEDVKQELIRLVRAAGFELPKSVAPKEHYCLGAKKTLSAQETSLLKAVLTAGLYDNIGKILFTKSVDITERFACMVETAQGKAQVHPSSVNRDLQTYGWLLYQEKVKYSKIFLKETTLVSPFPILLFGGDIQVQHRERLLTVDDWVHFQAPVKIAVIFKELRVLIDSVLKKKLQNPKMSLEDDEILNIIKELIKNEP, encoded by the exons ATGGgtggaaaaaataagaaaaatcgcCCCAGCAACGCTGCGGCTGTCCAGGGTGTGATCGCTTCGGCCAACAAGTCCAAGGCTGCGGGGGAAGACACGGCAAAGAAGCAGGGTGCAAAACCTGCAAACGTGGCTGCGGCTGGCAGGGAACCCCGGAGCAAGCAAG ggCCTAAAACGTATACTTTTGGTACTTCAGCCGACTCTTCGATAAATCATGACAAGTCCGTGTTGAAG GTGGTTATTGAGAACAAACTGGAGAAAAGAATCATTTCTCTCATTAACGAGCACAAGAGGCTAAACTGTGACCAAGGAACAGTGTCTGGGAGACTGACTTCCAAGAAGTTACAG GATCTGTACCTGGCTTTGCAGGAGTTGAGTTTTAAGTCCGAGCACATAGAAGAAGCGATGGCAAACACGGTCCTGTATGGAGGGGATCTGCATTCGGCGCTCGATTGGCTCTGCCTGAACCTGCCCGATG ATGCTTTACCAGAAGGGTTCAGCCAGCAGTTTGAGGAGGAAGAGAAGAGAACCCGAGCAAAGTATCAGCCTCCACCTCAGAGGCCGGAATCCAAAATATCCAACAATGGCAAACCTGATGAAGAACCTACAGTAAAG AACAATAATAAGACAGAGCTGAGCATGAAAGAGTGGATTCTGCGCTATGCAGAGCAAGGGAGcgatgatgaagaggaggaaggTGCGACCGAGGAAGATGCTGAAGGAGACAAATTTGATCCT AATGAGAGGTACCTGGAACTGACGGCCAAGTTGCTTGATGTCAGAGCCGTGGCGGCCACCACCAAACAGGAGAAGAACAAGCTGGGACAGAGAGAGGCTCAGGAGAAGATAAAGAGTTATCAACAAG AAATGAAGAGTTTGGAGGAGCACCCAATGTTTAATCCTGCAGTGAAGATGACAGAAGCGACATCTGAAAGTAAAAAGGCTCCTGCGCCTCGTACCGACGATGAGCATTTAAACTTCAACCTTTTTGAGACCTCTGGGGATGCTTCAGCTCCGGAAGCTAAAG ctAAAAAGAAGCCACCTCTTGATATCCGGAACTTTGACTACACGTCTCGCAGCTGGACGGGGAAATCCCCAAAGCAGTTTCTGATTGATTGGTGCCGTAAACACTACCCCAAGAGCCCAAACCCGTCCTTCGAGAAGGTACCTGTGGGCAAGTACTGGAGGAGCAG GGTTAAGATTATTAAATCAagtgatgatgtcatgtccgTGTGTCCCACCATCGTGACAGAGGATAGTATGCAGGCACAACATTTGGCTGCCACTCAAGCGCTGTACCAACTCACCAAAGGACAG TCCGTTCACATGCTGCTGCCCCCCACATACAGAGAAGTTTGGTTGGAGTGGAgcgatgaagaaaaaagcaaagttGAGCAAAACAAAATGGAGAGCAACAAACCAAGGGACCAGTTTATTTCCAAACTGCTGAATAAGCTGAAactgcaacagcagcagcaaaagcCCCCCAAGGAAACCAAAGCGTTAGAGGATCCAGAGGACTCCTGGGAAAACCTGGCTTCCGAGGACGATGTAAACCAGACGGCCGCAGATTGTTTGGGGGCTGAGAATCTGGCGCCCATCAGAAGCCTATTCCTTAAATCCCGGGAATCAGGGAAGTATCAGAGACTCCTGAGCGAAAGGCAGCAGCTTCCCGTGTTTGCGCACCGTGACCTGATCCTGGAAACGTTAAACAGGCACCGGGTGATTGTGGTGGCGGGGGAAACGGGCAGTGGGAAAAGTACCCAGGTCCCCCAATTCCTGCTGGAGGATTTGCTTCTGAACCAATGGAGCTCTGGGAAATGTAACATTGTTTGCACCCAGCCACGGAGGATCTCGGCCATGAGTCTCGCCACCCGGGTCTGCGAGGAGCTCGGCTGCGACTCTGGCccaggaggaagg AACTCTCTGTGCGGCTATCAGATCCGGATGGAGTCGAGAACGGGAGAGTTCACCCGGCTCTTGTACTGCACCACGGGGATCCTACTGCGGAAGCTACAGGAGGACAGCCTTTTGCGAAACATAACGCACATCATTGTGGATGAG GTCCACGAAAGAACCGTCCAATCGGATTTCCTTCTCATCATCCTGCGCGAGATCCTGCGGAAGCGCTCCGATCTGCACCTGGTGCTGATGAGCGCGACAGTGGACTCTGAGAAATTCTCCAAATATTTCACTCACTGTCCCGTTATAAGAATTTCCGGAAGGACTTATCCCGTTGAG GTTTTCCACTTAGAAGAAATAGTTGAAGAAACCGGTTTCATTCTGGAACAAGACTCTGAATACTGTCAGAAATTCCTGGAGGACGATGAAGAGATCACGCTCAGCATTACCAGCAAAGGGGGGGCTACGAAAAAATACCAG GAGTTCCTCCCAGGTCAGTCGGCTGCTGGGTCGGATCTGAGCCCGTATTACCAGAGGTTCAGCTCTCGGACGCGTCATGCCGTTCTCTACATGAACCCAAACAAAATTAACCTGGACCTGATCCTAGAACTTCTGGTTTTCTTGG ATAAAGGCCCCCAATACAGAAACATCGAAGGAGCTGTTCTGATCTTCTTGCCTGGCCTGGCCGACATACAGCAGCTGTATGACCTGTTGTCTGGTGATAAAAGGTTCAATGACAGGAGGAG GTATAAACTAATAGCGCTTCACTCAATCCTTTCCAGCCAGGATCAGGCGGAAGCTTTCATATTACCTCCACGGGGAACCCGGAAG ATTGTATTGGCAACAAATATTGCTGAAACTGGTATTACCATCCCAGACGTGGTATTTGTCATCGACGCCGGAAGAACAAAGGAAAACAG GTATCATGAGAGCAGTCAGATGAGCTCCTTGGTCGAGACATTTATAAGCAAAGCAAGTGCCCTGCAGCGCCAAGGAAGAGCGGGCCGAGTCAGAGATGGGTTCTGCTTCCGACTCTACACAAGGGAAAG ATTTGAGTGTTTTTTGGATTACTCTGTCCCTGAAATCCTGAGAGTTCCACTGGAAGAACTGTGTCTTCATATCATG AAATGTGACCTTGGATCCCCCGAGGACTTCTTGGCTAAGGCGTTGGACCCCCCCCAGCTCCAAGTTATAAGTAATGCTATGAACGTACTGAGGAAGATCGGCGCTTGTGAGCCAACTCAACCCAAACTGACACCGCTTGGCCAACATCTCGCTGCCTTGCCGGTCAATGTGAAGATTGGCAAAATGCTAATATTTGGTGCTATTTTCGGCTGCCTTGAACCAGTA GCAATTCTGGCTGCCACGATGACTGAAAAATCACCGTTCATTACGCCAATTGGTAGAAAGGATGAGGCAGATTCGGCCAAATCCTCCATGGCCATTGCAAACTCGGATCACCTGACCATCTTCAGCGCATATGTAGG ATGGAAGACGATGCGGACAGAAGGGTACAACTCGGAAATAAGTTACTGTAGGAAGAACTTTCTCAACAGAAAAGCATTATTAACGATAGAG gatgtAAAGCAAGAATTGATACGTCTGGTACGAGCAGCAGGGTTTGAACTCCCCAAATCTGTAGCCCCAAAGGAGCATTACTGTCTTGGGGCCAAGAAGACGTTATCTGCTCAGGAAACCTCCCTCCTTAAGGCTGTTCTGACGGCCGGGCTCTATGACAATATAGGAAAGATCCTGTTCACGAAGTCCGTGGATATCACTGAGAGGTTTGCATGTATGGTGGAGACGGCACAAGGAAAAGCACAAGTCCATCCATCTTCCGTGAACCGAGACCTGCAAACATATGGCTGGCTTCTTTACCAAGAGAAG GTTAAGTATTCTAAGATTTTCCTGAAGGAAACTACATTGGTTTCTCCCTTTCCGATTCTTCTGTTTGGGGGAGACATACAGGTCCAGCATCGCGAGAGACTGTTAACCGTGGATGACTGGGTCCATTTCCAG GCTCCTGTAAAGATCGCAGTGATTTTTAAAGAGTTACGAGTCTTAATTGATTCCGTTTTAAAGAAGAAGCTTCAAAATCCCAAAATGTCACTTGAAG atGATGAGATTTTAAACATCATTAAAgaactaataaaaaatgaaccGTAA